The proteins below are encoded in one region of Pseudomonas putida NBRC 14164:
- the dapB gene encoding 4-hydroxy-tetrahydrodipicolinate reductase, with translation MRRIAVMGAAGRMGKTLIEAVQQTPGAGLTAAIDRPDSSLVGADAGELAALGRIGVLLSDDLAKVADEFDVLIDFTHPSVTLKNLAFCRKHGKAMIIGTTGFSVEEKQLLAEAGKDIPIVFAANFSVGVNLSLKLLDMAARVLGDDVDIEIIEAHHRHKVDAPSGTALRMGEVVANALGRDLQEVAVYGREGQTGARDRKTIGFATVRAGDVVGDHTVLFAAEGERLEITHKASSRMTFAKGAVRAALWLDGREPGLYDMQDVLELR, from the coding sequence ATGCGACGTATTGCAGTGATGGGCGCGGCAGGGCGGATGGGCAAGACCCTGATCGAGGCTGTGCAGCAAACCCCGGGTGCCGGCCTGACGGCAGCGATCGATCGCCCTGACAGCTCGCTGGTCGGGGCGGACGCCGGTGAATTGGCGGCCCTCGGCCGGATCGGTGTGCTGCTGTCCGATGACCTGGCCAAGGTTGCCGACGAGTTCGACGTGCTGATCGATTTCACGCACCCTTCGGTCACCCTCAAGAACCTGGCGTTCTGCCGCAAGCACGGCAAGGCGATGATCATCGGTACTACGGGCTTCTCTGTTGAAGAGAAGCAACTGCTGGCCGAGGCAGGCAAGGACATTCCAATCGTGTTTGCCGCCAACTTCAGTGTCGGCGTCAACCTCAGCCTCAAGCTGCTGGATATGGCGGCGCGGGTGCTGGGTGATGATGTTGATATCGAGATCATCGAGGCGCACCACCGGCACAAGGTCGATGCGCCGTCGGGCACTGCGCTGCGCATGGGTGAAGTGGTTGCCAATGCGCTGGGCCGGGACCTGCAGGAAGTGGCCGTGTATGGCCGCGAAGGGCAGACCGGTGCGCGTGATCGCAAGACCATTGGTTTCGCGACTGTGCGTGCCGGTGATGTGGTGGGTGATCACACTGTATTGTTCGCTGCCGAAGGCGAGCGTCTGGAAATCACTCACAAGGCCTCCAGCCGCATGACCTTCGCCAAGGGCGCCGTGCGTGCGGCACTGTGGCTGGATGGGCGCGAGCCTGGCCTGTACGACATGCAGGATGTGCTCGAGCTGCGCTAA
- the carA gene encoding glutamine-hydrolyzing carbamoyl-phosphate synthase small subunit — translation MTKPAILALADGSIFRGEAIGADGQTVGEVVFNTAMTGYQEILTDPSYAQQIVTLTYPHIGNTGTTPEDAESNRVWSAGLVIRDLPLLASNWRNTQSLPEYLKANNVVAIAGIDTRRLTRILREKGAQNGCILAGDNISEEAAIAAARGFPGLKGMDLAKVVSTKERYEWRSSVWELKTDSHPTIEAADLPYHVVAFDYGVKLNILRMLVARGCRVTVVPAQTPASEVLALNPDGVFLSNGPGDPEPCDYAIQAIKEILETEIPVFGICLGHQLLALASGAKTVKMGHGHHGANHPVQDLDSGVVMITSQNHGFAVDEATLPGNVRAIHKSLFDGTLQGIERTDKSAFSFQGHPEASPGPTDVAPLFDRFTDAMAKRR, via the coding sequence TTGACAAAGCCAGCCATACTCGCCCTTGCCGACGGCAGTATTTTTCGCGGTGAAGCCATTGGTGCCGACGGTCAGACCGTTGGTGAGGTGGTATTCAACACCGCTATGACCGGCTACCAGGAAATCCTTACAGACCCTTCCTATGCGCAGCAAATCGTTACCCTGACCTACCCGCACATCGGTAACACCGGTACTACGCCGGAAGATGCCGAGTCGAACCGCGTCTGGTCCGCTGGCCTGGTCATCCGTGACCTGCCGCTGCTGGCCAGCAACTGGCGTAACACCCAGTCGCTGCCTGAATACCTCAAGGCCAACAACGTCGTTGCCATCGCTGGCATCGACACCCGTCGCCTGACCCGTATCCTGCGTGAAAAGGGCGCCCAGAACGGTTGCATCCTCGCCGGTGACAACATCAGCGAAGAAGCCGCCATCGCCGCTGCCCGTGGTTTCCCGGGCCTGAAGGGCATGGACCTGGCCAAGGTCGTTTCCACCAAAGAGCGCTACGAGTGGCGCTCCAGCGTGTGGGAGCTGAAAACCGACAGCCACCCGACCATCGAAGCTGCCGACCTGCCTTACCACGTGGTTGCCTTCGACTACGGCGTCAAGCTGAACATCCTGCGCATGCTGGTTGCCCGTGGCTGCCGCGTGACTGTGGTGCCGGCCCAGACCCCGGCCAGCGAAGTGCTGGCCCTCAACCCGGACGGCGTGTTCCTGTCCAACGGCCCTGGTGACCCTGAGCCGTGCGACTACGCCATCCAGGCGATCAAGGAAATCCTCGAAACCGAGATTCCGGTATTCGGCATCTGCCTCGGCCACCAGCTGCTGGCCCTGGCCTCCGGCGCCAAGACCGTGAAAATGGGTCACGGTCACCACGGTGCCAACCACCCGGTCCAGGACCTGGACAGCGGTGTGGTCATGATCACCAGCCAGAACCACGGTTTTGCTGTTGACGAAGCTACCCTGCCGGGCAACGTTCGCGCCATCCACAAGTCGCTGTTCGACGGCACCCTGCAGGGTATCGAGCGCACCGACAAGAGCGCGTTCAGCTTCCAGGGCCACCCTGAAGCGAGCCCTGGCCCGACCGACGTCGCGCCACTGTTCGATCGTTTCACCGATGCCATGGCCAAGCGCCGCTGA